Proteins found in one Orcinus orca chromosome 11, mOrcOrc1.1, whole genome shotgun sequence genomic segment:
- the LOC101274945 gene encoding 40S ribosomal protein S23-like, with the protein MTSFAQARGAGRLGKCRGLRTARKLRSRRRDQEWHDKQYKRAHLGTALKANPFGGDSHAKGIVLEKVGAKQPNSAIRKCVRVQLIKNGKKITPFVHNDGCLNFIEENDEVLVSGFGRKGHAVGDIPGVCFKVVRVASVTLLALYKGKKERPRS; encoded by the exons ATGAC CTCTTTCGCTCAGGCCCGTGGCGCAGGCAGGCTGGGCAAGTGTCGCGGTCTTCGTACTGCCAGGAAGCTCCGTAGCCGCCGACGAGAccaggagtggcatgataaacaGTACAAAAGAGCCCATTTGGGTACAGCCCTGAAGGCCAACCCTTTTGGAGGTGATTCTCATGCCAAGGGAATTGTGCTTGAAAAAGTAGGGGCCAAACAGCCAAATTCTGCCATCAGGAAGTGTGTCAGGGTTCAGCTAATCAAGAATGGCAAAAAAATCACACCCTTTGTACACAATGATggttgtttgaattttattgagGAAAATGATGAAGTTCTGGTTTCTGGATTTGGTCGCAAAGGTCATGCTGTTGGTGACATTCCTGGAGTCTGCTTTAAGGTTGTCAGAGTAGCCAGTGTCACTCTTTTGGCCTTATacaaaggcaagaaggaaagaccAAGATCATAA
- the XRCC6 gene encoding X-ray repair cross-complementing protein 6 isoform X4, which produces MRKKKIKRRALKKVCIRSVYTSKIISSDRDLLAVVFYGTKKDKNSVNFKNIYVLQELDNPGAKRVLELDRFKGQEGKKHFQDLIGHGSDYSLSEVLWVCANLFSDVQFKMSHKRIMLFTNEDDPHGNDSAKASRARTKAGDLRDTGIFLDLLHLRKRGGFDISLFYRDIISIAEDEDIGVHFEESSKLKDLLRKVRAKETRKRVLYRLKLKLNKDVALTVGIYNMVQKALKPSPVRLYRETNEPVKTKTRTFNVNTGSLLLPSDTKRSQTYGSRQIVLEKEETEELKRFDEPGLILIGFKPLIMLKKHHYLRPSLFVYPEESLINGSSTLFSALLTKCLEKEVMAVCRYTPRQNVPPCFVALMPQEEELDDQKIQVTPPGFQLIFLPYADDKRKVPFTEKVMANPEQIDKMKAIVQKLRFKYRSDSFENPVLQQHFRNMEALALDLMEPEQAVDLTLPKVEVMDKRLGSLVDEFKELVYPPDYNPEEKVPKRKQGDENSGSKRPKVELSEEELKAHVSKGTLGKLTVPTLKEACRVYGLKSGTKKQELLDALTKRFQKA; this is translated from the exons ATGAGGAAGAAGAAGATCAAGAGGAGGGCCTTGAAGAAGGTG TGTATCCGGAGTGTATACACCAGTAAGATCATAAGCAGTGATCGAGATCTCTTGGCAGTGGTGTTCTATGGTACCAAGAAGGACAAAAATTCAgtgaatttcaaaaatatttacgtCTTGCAGGAATTGGATAATCCAG GTGCTAAACGAGTGCTAGAACTTGACCGCTttaaggggcaggaggggaagaAACATTTCCAAGACCTAATTGGCCATGGATCTGACTACTCCCTAAGTGAAGTACTGTGGGTCTGCGCCAACCTCTTTAGCGATGTCCAGTTCAAGATGAGCCATAAGAGGATCATGCTTTTCACCAATGAAGATGACCCCCACGGCAATGACAGTGCCAAAGCCAGCAGGGCCAGGACCAAAGCTGGGGATCTCCGTGACACAG GTATCTTCCTTGACTTGTTGCACCTAAGGAAACGTGGGGGCTTTGACATATCCTTGTTCTACAGAGATATTATCAGCATAGCAGAGGATGAGGACATAGGGGTTCACTTTGAGGAGTCGAGCAAGCTCAAAGACCTGTTGAGGAAGGTTCGCGCCAAGGAGACCAGGAAGCGCGTGCTCTACAG GTTGAAGCTTAAGCTCAACAAAGATGTAGCGCTCACTGTTGGCATTTACAATATGGTCCAGAAGGCTCTCAAACCTTCTCCAGTGAGGCTTTATCGGGAAACAAATGAACCAGTGAAAACCAAGACCCGGACATTTAATGTAAATACAGGCAGTTTGCTTTTGCCTAGCGACACCAAGAGGTCCCAG ACCTATGGGAGTCGTCAGATTgtattagagaaagaggaaacagaagagCTTAAACGGTTTGATGAACCAGGTTTGATTCTCATCGGTTTCAAGCCCTTGATAATGCTGAAGAAGCACCATTACCTGAGGCCCTCCCTGTTCGTGTACCCCGAGGAGTCCCTGATAAATG GGAGCTCAACCCTATTCAGTGCTCTACTCACCAAGTGTCTGGAGAAGGAGGTCATGGCAGTGTGCAGATACACACCCCGCCAGAATGTCCCCCCTTGTTTTGTGGCCTTGATGCCACAGGAAGAGGAGCTGGATGACCAGAAAATTCAGGTGACTCCCCCAG gcTTCCAGCTCATCTTCTTGCCCTATGCTGATGACAAACGGAAGGTGCCCTTTACTGAAAAAGTCATGGCAAACCCAGAGCAGATAGACAAGATGAAGGCTATTGTTCAGAAGCTCCGCTTCAAGTACAG AAGTGACAGCTTTGAGAACCCAGTGCTGCAGCAGCACTTTAGGAACATGGAGGCCTTGGCTTTGGATTTGATGGAGCCCGAACAAGCCGTGGATCTGACAC tgcCCAAGGTTGAAGTAATGGACAAAAGACTGGGCTCCCTGGTGGATGAGTTTAAGGAACTTGTCTACCCACCAGAttacaatcctgaggaaaaagttCCCAAGCGAAAACAAG GTGATGAAAATTCTGGAAGCAAAAGGCCCAAGGTGGAGTTATCTGAAGAGGAGCTGAAGGCCCACGTCAGCAAGGGCACACTGGGTAAGCTCACTGTGCCCACACTGAAGGAAGCCTGCAGGGTGTACGGGCTGAAGAGCGGGACAAAGAAGCAGGAGCTGCTGGATGCGCTCACCAAGCGCTTCCAGAAGGCCTGA
- the XRCC6 gene encoding X-ray repair cross-complementing protein 6 isoform X1, whose translation MSGWESYYKNQGDEEEEDQEEGLEEGGDYKYSGRDSLIFLIDASEAMFETQDEDELTPFDMSIQCIRSVYTSKIISSDRDLLAVVFYGTKKDKNSVNFKNIYVLQELDNPGAKRVLELDRFKGQEGKKHFQDLIGHGSDYSLSEVLWVCANLFSDVQFKMSHKRIMLFTNEDDPHGNDSAKASRARTKAGDLRDTGIFLDLLHLRKRGGFDISLFYRDIISIAEDEDIGVHFEESSKLKDLLRKVRAKETRKRVLYRLKLKLNKDVALTVGIYNMVQKALKPSPVRLYRETNEPVKTKTRTFNVNTGSLLLPSDTKRSQTYGSRQIVLEKEETEELKRFDEPGLILIGFKPLIMLKKHHYLRPSLFVYPEESLINGSSTLFSALLTKCLEKEVMAVCRYTPRQNVPPCFVALMPQEEELDDQKIQVTPPDENSGTPFSQGFQLIFLPYADDKRKVPFTEKVMANPEQIDKMKAIVQKLRFKYRSDSFENPVLQQHFRNMEALALDLMEPEQAVDLTLPKVEVMDKRLGSLVDEFKELVYPPDYNPEEKVPKRKQGDENSGSKRPKVELSEEELKAHVSKGTLGKLTVPTLKEACRVYGLKSGTKKQELLDALTKRFQKA comes from the exons ATGTCAGGGTGGGAGTCTTATTACAAAAATCAGGGTGATGAGGAAGAAGAAGATCAAGAGGAGGGCCTTGAAGAAGGTG gaGATTATAAATATTCAGGAAGAgatagtttgatttttttgattGATGCTTCTGAGGCCATGTTTGAAACTCAGGATGAAGATGAGTTGACTCCTTTTGACATGAGCATCCAG TGTATCCGGAGTGTATACACCAGTAAGATCATAAGCAGTGATCGAGATCTCTTGGCAGTGGTGTTCTATGGTACCAAGAAGGACAAAAATTCAgtgaatttcaaaaatatttacgtCTTGCAGGAATTGGATAATCCAG GTGCTAAACGAGTGCTAGAACTTGACCGCTttaaggggcaggaggggaagaAACATTTCCAAGACCTAATTGGCCATGGATCTGACTACTCCCTAAGTGAAGTACTGTGGGTCTGCGCCAACCTCTTTAGCGATGTCCAGTTCAAGATGAGCCATAAGAGGATCATGCTTTTCACCAATGAAGATGACCCCCACGGCAATGACAGTGCCAAAGCCAGCAGGGCCAGGACCAAAGCTGGGGATCTCCGTGACACAG GTATCTTCCTTGACTTGTTGCACCTAAGGAAACGTGGGGGCTTTGACATATCCTTGTTCTACAGAGATATTATCAGCATAGCAGAGGATGAGGACATAGGGGTTCACTTTGAGGAGTCGAGCAAGCTCAAAGACCTGTTGAGGAAGGTTCGCGCCAAGGAGACCAGGAAGCGCGTGCTCTACAG GTTGAAGCTTAAGCTCAACAAAGATGTAGCGCTCACTGTTGGCATTTACAATATGGTCCAGAAGGCTCTCAAACCTTCTCCAGTGAGGCTTTATCGGGAAACAAATGAACCAGTGAAAACCAAGACCCGGACATTTAATGTAAATACAGGCAGTTTGCTTTTGCCTAGCGACACCAAGAGGTCCCAG ACCTATGGGAGTCGTCAGATTgtattagagaaagaggaaacagaagagCTTAAACGGTTTGATGAACCAGGTTTGATTCTCATCGGTTTCAAGCCCTTGATAATGCTGAAGAAGCACCATTACCTGAGGCCCTCCCTGTTCGTGTACCCCGAGGAGTCCCTGATAAATG GGAGCTCAACCCTATTCAGTGCTCTACTCACCAAGTGTCTGGAGAAGGAGGTCATGGCAGTGTGCAGATACACACCCCGCCAGAATGTCCCCCCTTGTTTTGTGGCCTTGATGCCACAGGAAGAGGAGCTGGATGACCAGAAAATTCAGGTGACTCCCCCAG ATGAGAATTCTGGAACACCTTTCTCTCAAG gcTTCCAGCTCATCTTCTTGCCCTATGCTGATGACAAACGGAAGGTGCCCTTTACTGAAAAAGTCATGGCAAACCCAGAGCAGATAGACAAGATGAAGGCTATTGTTCAGAAGCTCCGCTTCAAGTACAG AAGTGACAGCTTTGAGAACCCAGTGCTGCAGCAGCACTTTAGGAACATGGAGGCCTTGGCTTTGGATTTGATGGAGCCCGAACAAGCCGTGGATCTGACAC tgcCCAAGGTTGAAGTAATGGACAAAAGACTGGGCTCCCTGGTGGATGAGTTTAAGGAACTTGTCTACCCACCAGAttacaatcctgaggaaaaagttCCCAAGCGAAAACAAG GTGATGAAAATTCTGGAAGCAAAAGGCCCAAGGTGGAGTTATCTGAAGAGGAGCTGAAGGCCCACGTCAGCAAGGGCACACTGGGTAAGCTCACTGTGCCCACACTGAAGGAAGCCTGCAGGGTGTACGGGCTGAAGAGCGGGACAAAGAAGCAGGAGCTGCTGGATGCGCTCACCAAGCGCTTCCAGAAGGCCTGA
- the XRCC6 gene encoding X-ray repair cross-complementing protein 6 isoform X2, producing MSGWESYYKNQGDEEEEDQEEGLEEGGDYKYSGRDSLIFLIDASEAMFETQDEDELTPFDMSIQCIRSVYTSKIISSDRDLLAVVFYGTKKDKNSVNFKNIYVLQELDNPGAKRVLELDRFKGQEGKKHFQDLIGHGSDYSLSEVLWVCANLFSDVQFKMSHKRIMLFTNEDDPHGNDSAKASRARTKAGDLRDTGIFLDLLHLRKRGGFDISLFYRDIISIAEDEDIGVHFEESSKLKDLLRKVRAKETRKRVLYRLKLKLNKDVALTVGIYNMVQKALKPSPVRLYRETNEPVKTKTRTFNVNTGSLLLPSDTKRSQTYGSRQIVLEKEETEELKRFDEPGLILIGFKPLIMLKKHHYLRPSLFVYPEESLINGSSTLFSALLTKCLEKEVMAVCRYTPRQNVPPCFVALMPQEEELDDQKIQVTPPGFQLIFLPYADDKRKVPFTEKVMANPEQIDKMKAIVQKLRFKYRSDSFENPVLQQHFRNMEALALDLMEPEQAVDLTLPKVEVMDKRLGSLVDEFKELVYPPDYNPEEKVPKRKQGDENSGSKRPKVELSEEELKAHVSKGTLGKLTVPTLKEACRVYGLKSGTKKQELLDALTKRFQKA from the exons ATGTCAGGGTGGGAGTCTTATTACAAAAATCAGGGTGATGAGGAAGAAGAAGATCAAGAGGAGGGCCTTGAAGAAGGTG gaGATTATAAATATTCAGGAAGAgatagtttgatttttttgattGATGCTTCTGAGGCCATGTTTGAAACTCAGGATGAAGATGAGTTGACTCCTTTTGACATGAGCATCCAG TGTATCCGGAGTGTATACACCAGTAAGATCATAAGCAGTGATCGAGATCTCTTGGCAGTGGTGTTCTATGGTACCAAGAAGGACAAAAATTCAgtgaatttcaaaaatatttacgtCTTGCAGGAATTGGATAATCCAG GTGCTAAACGAGTGCTAGAACTTGACCGCTttaaggggcaggaggggaagaAACATTTCCAAGACCTAATTGGCCATGGATCTGACTACTCCCTAAGTGAAGTACTGTGGGTCTGCGCCAACCTCTTTAGCGATGTCCAGTTCAAGATGAGCCATAAGAGGATCATGCTTTTCACCAATGAAGATGACCCCCACGGCAATGACAGTGCCAAAGCCAGCAGGGCCAGGACCAAAGCTGGGGATCTCCGTGACACAG GTATCTTCCTTGACTTGTTGCACCTAAGGAAACGTGGGGGCTTTGACATATCCTTGTTCTACAGAGATATTATCAGCATAGCAGAGGATGAGGACATAGGGGTTCACTTTGAGGAGTCGAGCAAGCTCAAAGACCTGTTGAGGAAGGTTCGCGCCAAGGAGACCAGGAAGCGCGTGCTCTACAG GTTGAAGCTTAAGCTCAACAAAGATGTAGCGCTCACTGTTGGCATTTACAATATGGTCCAGAAGGCTCTCAAACCTTCTCCAGTGAGGCTTTATCGGGAAACAAATGAACCAGTGAAAACCAAGACCCGGACATTTAATGTAAATACAGGCAGTTTGCTTTTGCCTAGCGACACCAAGAGGTCCCAG ACCTATGGGAGTCGTCAGATTgtattagagaaagaggaaacagaagagCTTAAACGGTTTGATGAACCAGGTTTGATTCTCATCGGTTTCAAGCCCTTGATAATGCTGAAGAAGCACCATTACCTGAGGCCCTCCCTGTTCGTGTACCCCGAGGAGTCCCTGATAAATG GGAGCTCAACCCTATTCAGTGCTCTACTCACCAAGTGTCTGGAGAAGGAGGTCATGGCAGTGTGCAGATACACACCCCGCCAGAATGTCCCCCCTTGTTTTGTGGCCTTGATGCCACAGGAAGAGGAGCTGGATGACCAGAAAATTCAGGTGACTCCCCCAG gcTTCCAGCTCATCTTCTTGCCCTATGCTGATGACAAACGGAAGGTGCCCTTTACTGAAAAAGTCATGGCAAACCCAGAGCAGATAGACAAGATGAAGGCTATTGTTCAGAAGCTCCGCTTCAAGTACAG AAGTGACAGCTTTGAGAACCCAGTGCTGCAGCAGCACTTTAGGAACATGGAGGCCTTGGCTTTGGATTTGATGGAGCCCGAACAAGCCGTGGATCTGACAC tgcCCAAGGTTGAAGTAATGGACAAAAGACTGGGCTCCCTGGTGGATGAGTTTAAGGAACTTGTCTACCCACCAGAttacaatcctgaggaaaaagttCCCAAGCGAAAACAAG GTGATGAAAATTCTGGAAGCAAAAGGCCCAAGGTGGAGTTATCTGAAGAGGAGCTGAAGGCCCACGTCAGCAAGGGCACACTGGGTAAGCTCACTGTGCCCACACTGAAGGAAGCCTGCAGGGTGTACGGGCTGAAGAGCGGGACAAAGAAGCAGGAGCTGCTGGATGCGCTCACCAAGCGCTTCCAGAAGGCCTGA
- the XRCC6 gene encoding X-ray repair cross-complementing protein 6 isoform X3 has product MRKKKIKRRALKKVCIRSVYTSKIISSDRDLLAVVFYGTKKDKNSVNFKNIYVLQELDNPGAKRVLELDRFKGQEGKKHFQDLIGHGSDYSLSEVLWVCANLFSDVQFKMSHKRIMLFTNEDDPHGNDSAKASRARTKAGDLRDTGIFLDLLHLRKRGGFDISLFYRDIISIAEDEDIGVHFEESSKLKDLLRKVRAKETRKRVLYRLKLKLNKDVALTVGIYNMVQKALKPSPVRLYRETNEPVKTKTRTFNVNTGSLLLPSDTKRSQTYGSRQIVLEKEETEELKRFDEPGLILIGFKPLIMLKKHHYLRPSLFVYPEESLINGSSTLFSALLTKCLEKEVMAVCRYTPRQNVPPCFVALMPQEEELDDQKIQVTPPDENSGTPFSQGFQLIFLPYADDKRKVPFTEKVMANPEQIDKMKAIVQKLRFKYRSDSFENPVLQQHFRNMEALALDLMEPEQAVDLTLPKVEVMDKRLGSLVDEFKELVYPPDYNPEEKVPKRKQGDENSGSKRPKVELSEEELKAHVSKGTLGKLTVPTLKEACRVYGLKSGTKKQELLDALTKRFQKA; this is encoded by the exons ATGAGGAAGAAGAAGATCAAGAGGAGGGCCTTGAAGAAGGTG TGTATCCGGAGTGTATACACCAGTAAGATCATAAGCAGTGATCGAGATCTCTTGGCAGTGGTGTTCTATGGTACCAAGAAGGACAAAAATTCAgtgaatttcaaaaatatttacgtCTTGCAGGAATTGGATAATCCAG GTGCTAAACGAGTGCTAGAACTTGACCGCTttaaggggcaggaggggaagaAACATTTCCAAGACCTAATTGGCCATGGATCTGACTACTCCCTAAGTGAAGTACTGTGGGTCTGCGCCAACCTCTTTAGCGATGTCCAGTTCAAGATGAGCCATAAGAGGATCATGCTTTTCACCAATGAAGATGACCCCCACGGCAATGACAGTGCCAAAGCCAGCAGGGCCAGGACCAAAGCTGGGGATCTCCGTGACACAG GTATCTTCCTTGACTTGTTGCACCTAAGGAAACGTGGGGGCTTTGACATATCCTTGTTCTACAGAGATATTATCAGCATAGCAGAGGATGAGGACATAGGGGTTCACTTTGAGGAGTCGAGCAAGCTCAAAGACCTGTTGAGGAAGGTTCGCGCCAAGGAGACCAGGAAGCGCGTGCTCTACAG GTTGAAGCTTAAGCTCAACAAAGATGTAGCGCTCACTGTTGGCATTTACAATATGGTCCAGAAGGCTCTCAAACCTTCTCCAGTGAGGCTTTATCGGGAAACAAATGAACCAGTGAAAACCAAGACCCGGACATTTAATGTAAATACAGGCAGTTTGCTTTTGCCTAGCGACACCAAGAGGTCCCAG ACCTATGGGAGTCGTCAGATTgtattagagaaagaggaaacagaagagCTTAAACGGTTTGATGAACCAGGTTTGATTCTCATCGGTTTCAAGCCCTTGATAATGCTGAAGAAGCACCATTACCTGAGGCCCTCCCTGTTCGTGTACCCCGAGGAGTCCCTGATAAATG GGAGCTCAACCCTATTCAGTGCTCTACTCACCAAGTGTCTGGAGAAGGAGGTCATGGCAGTGTGCAGATACACACCCCGCCAGAATGTCCCCCCTTGTTTTGTGGCCTTGATGCCACAGGAAGAGGAGCTGGATGACCAGAAAATTCAGGTGACTCCCCCAG ATGAGAATTCTGGAACACCTTTCTCTCAAG gcTTCCAGCTCATCTTCTTGCCCTATGCTGATGACAAACGGAAGGTGCCCTTTACTGAAAAAGTCATGGCAAACCCAGAGCAGATAGACAAGATGAAGGCTATTGTTCAGAAGCTCCGCTTCAAGTACAG AAGTGACAGCTTTGAGAACCCAGTGCTGCAGCAGCACTTTAGGAACATGGAGGCCTTGGCTTTGGATTTGATGGAGCCCGAACAAGCCGTGGATCTGACAC tgcCCAAGGTTGAAGTAATGGACAAAAGACTGGGCTCCCTGGTGGATGAGTTTAAGGAACTTGTCTACCCACCAGAttacaatcctgaggaaaaagttCCCAAGCGAAAACAAG GTGATGAAAATTCTGGAAGCAAAAGGCCCAAGGTGGAGTTATCTGAAGAGGAGCTGAAGGCCCACGTCAGCAAGGGCACACTGGGTAAGCTCACTGTGCCCACACTGAAGGAAGCCTGCAGGGTGTACGGGCTGAAGAGCGGGACAAAGAAGCAGGAGCTGCTGGATGCGCTCACCAAGCGCTTCCAGAAGGCCTGA
- the SNU13 gene encoding NHP2-like protein 1 isoform X2, with the protein MTEADVNPKAYPLADAHLTKKLLDLVQQSCNYKQLRKGANEATKTLNRGISEFIVMAADAEPLEIILHLPLLCEDKNVPYVFVRSKQALGRACGVSRPVIACSVTIKEGSQLKQQIQSIQQSIERLLV; encoded by the exons ATG ACTGAGGCTGATGTAAATCCGAAGGCCTACCCTCTTGCAGATGCCCACCTCACCAAGAAACTATTGGACCTCGTTCAGCAGTCATGTAACTACAAGCAGCTTCGAAAAGGAGCCAATGAGG CCACCAAAACCCTCAACAGAGGCATCTCTGAGTTCATTGTGATGGCTGCAGACGCCGAGCCCCTGGAGATCATCCTGCACCTCCCACTGCTGTGTGAGGACAAGAATGTGCCCTACGTGTTTGTGCGCTCCAAGCAGGCCCTGGGGCGAGCCTGTGGGGTCTCCAGACCTGTCATCGCCTGTTCTGTCACCATCAAAGAAGGCTCACAACTGAAGCAGCAGATCCAATCCATCCAACAGTCCATTGAAAGGCTCTTAGTCTAA